The Salvelinus namaycush isolate Seneca chromosome 13, SaNama_1.0, whole genome shotgun sequence genome includes a region encoding these proteins:
- the LOC120058278 gene encoding interleukin-1 receptor-like 1 produces MCSSTFRLVDGGLMFLLLSLTRISAQREMSLNPTTIGHYTESPCKLLDKYETTVTEGEALSLPAYYDLSELVWASVTEFTWYRNRTQELPSSEEERVHHHGPVLFFLPLLINDSDQYYTYWRKAADTCHIFMTEVIVVKAQPFDHSVLFNNISESAYNIAIPCPEPVEKLCQDGKENLAWYKNFSPIPNESERNLWVYGASKADEGIYTCVCTWEHNGTVLNTSASRRLKIQAPSASHPPQINLPRNGSTETTDLYTTKKLRCEAFCGQNIEDNCHVWWEMNGVKVRSQQQGYSVNTTSEVEVSSMRSIFTAILTINTVTMKDLQSKFTCVAMNDQQWIYAVVTLKLRGFMFMCLCVVLVFFFLLAAVAVKVFDIDLALFFRGVFKCYGRSEDGKVYDAYVVYQMDGVDKDMEEKVYHFVSSVLPNVLEQKCGFRLFIHGRDDLPGEDRMELVEDCMRLSRRLIVILTPSSSIWSASGGQGSCGQWGCSSSLTTADDYDCQVGLYQVLVHSEMSVILIQLGDMGEGGYTHLPPGLQHLVRKSAPLMWQEGRRGSMLPNSSFWKRVRYMMPWPRHSTSSNNQLMTVLCEPSDGLRT; encoded by the exons ATGTGCTCCTCCACTTTCAGG TTGGTGGATGGTGGTCTCATGTTTCTGCTCCTCAGTTTGACTAGGATTTCTGCCCAGAGAGAAATGTCCTTAAACCCCACTACAATAGGTCATTACACAG AGTCCCCATGTAAACTACTTGACAAGTATGAAACTACTGTGACAGAGGGGGAGGCCCTTAGTTTGCCAGCCTACTATGACCTGAGTGAGTTGGTTTGGGCCAGCGTGACTGAGTTTACCTGGTACAGAAACAGAACCCAAGAGCTCCCGTCCTCTGAGGAAGAGCGTGTGCATCATCATGGACCGGTGCTCTTCTTCCTCCCCCTTTTAATCAATGACTCTGATCAGTACTACACCTACTG GAGAAAGGCAGCAGACACCTGCCATATTTTTATGACAGAGGTGATTGTGGTCAAAGCCCAACCGTTCGATCATTCAGTCCTGTTTAACAATATCTCAGAGTCCGCATACAACATCGCTATCCCATGTCCTGAGCCCGTGGAAAAACTGTGCCAAGATGGAAAAGAAAACTTAGCCTGGTATAAG AATTTCAGTCCCATTCCAAACGAGTCTGAGAGAAATCTGTGGGTGTACGGCGCCTCCAAAGCAGACGAGGGCATCTAtacgtgtgtgtgcacgtgggAGCACAATGGTACGGTTCTCAACACTTCTGCATCCAGGAGACTAAAGATCCAAG CTCCCTCTGCCTCACATCCTCCTCAGATCAACCTGCCTAGAAACGGAAGCACAGAGACCACTGACCTGT ACACCACCAAGAAGTTGAGGTGTGAAGCGTTTTGTGGGCAGAACATTGAGGACAACTGTCACGTGTGGTGGGAGATGAATGGAGTGAAAGTGCGCTCGCAGCAGCAAGGCTACTCAGTGAACACCACCAG CGAGGTGGAGGTATCTTCCATGCGGAGTATCTTTACGGCTATCCTGACCATAAACACAGTGACTATGAAGGACCTCCAGTCAAAGTTCACGTGTGTTGCAATGAACGACCAGCAATGGATTTATGCAGTGGTTACTCTCAAGCTAAGAG GGTTTATGTTTATGTGTCTATGTGTGGTGCTAGTCTTTTTCTTCTTGCTAGCTGCTGTGGCCGTCAAAGTGTTTGACATCGATCTGGCGCTCTTCTTCCGTGGAGTTTTCAAATGCTATGGTCGATCTGAGG ATGGGAAGGTCTATGATGCTTACGTTGTCTACCAGATGGATGGTGTAGACAAAGACATGGAGGAGAAAGTGTATCACTTTGTGAGCAGCGTTCTGCCCAATGTCCTGGAGCAGAAGTGTGGCTTTAGACTCTTCATCCATGGCAGAGACGACTTACCTGGAGAAG ACCGCATGGAGTTGGTGGAGGACTGCATGCGGTTGAGCAGGAGGCTGATTGTCATCCTGACCCCCAGCTCAAGCATATGGTCAGCCTCAGGAGGTCAAGGGTCATGTGGCCAATGGGGATGCTCGTCTTCGTTGACCACAGCAGATGACTATGACTGTCAGGTGGGGCTCTACCAGGTTCTGGTCCACAGTGAGATGAGCGTCATCCTCATCCAGCTGGGGGACATGGGGGAGGGTGGCTACACACACCTGCCCCCCGGCCTGCAGCACCTGGTCCGCAAGAGTGCCCCCTTAATGTGGCAGGAGGGAAGGCGTGGGTCGATGCTGCCCAACTCAAGCTTCTGGAAGAGGGTGCGTTACATGATGCCTTGGCCGCGCCACTCGACTAGTTCTAACAACCAGTTAATGACTGTTCTATGTGAACCATCAGATGGTCTGAGGACTTGA